DNA from Lujinxingia litoralis:
TGGCCACGAAGGCGACCTGGTCGGCGGGCCAGGTGCGGCCCAGGGCGACCAGGCGATCGAGGACGGCCTGGACGTAGGGGCAGTGATTGCAGATGAACATCACCACCAGGACCGGGGCCTGGGCGAAGTCGTCGCGGCGCACCAGGGTGCCCTGCGTGTCGGGCAGCGCAAAATCGGGAGCGGGGGTGCCCGGGGCGGGGGCCCGGGTTTCGAGAAGCGCCATGAAAGACCTCGCAGTCAGGAGATAAAGAGACGCGAAAAGCGCCCGGGGCTTCAGCCCCGGGCGCCTGGGAACCACGTGTAGGCTGTGGCGCTCGTTAGCAGAGGTGGCGGGTGTAGGTCCAGCCGGCGATCTCACTGGCCTGGAGATCGTGGTGGTCAATATGCCACAGGGGCACCACATCGATGGCGTGTTCGGCGTCGAAGTGGTTGAGAAAAAAGGTCGCTTCGGCGCGTCGTTTAAACGAAGGGGTGGGCGCGGAGCGGGGGTTAATGGTGGCCAGCGCCGGGAGCACGCTCTGGAGCTCGGCGTGGGGGCTTTGGTCGGTGGGAGTGGTGTCGGTATGGAGAGCGGCGCTGGAGAGGGCCGCGTGGAGTTCGGGGGCTTCGAAGAGAGGCAGGGGTTGCCGGGAGCGAGTCATCGTGTCCTCCAGACGTGGAGCGCCGCGGATCTGGCAGTGATTCGCGGCGGAGAGGTCGGGCGAAGGGTGCGTTTCATCGCCCGGTCAAGTTCCGTCAGAGGCGAACTTGTTCACAATGACTGTAAAGTCCAGCCGATGTCTCCCGGCCCGGCTCAGCCCCGGTCGGCCAGGGCCTGAGAGGCCAGGGCGTCGTAGAGCTCAATGCCAGCCTGGAGGTCGCTTAACTCGATGTGTTCGTGATCGGCGTGGGCCAGGCGAATGTCGCCGGGGCCTACCAGCCACACCGGCGCGAGCTGACTTAAGTAGGTGGCGTCGGTGTTGAAGGGGACGGTGTCGGTGTCGTAGCCCGCGGGCGGGTCAAAGAAGACCGGATCGTTGAAGACCGCGCCCTCGATCCGGGCCTCGTGCTCCCTGGCGAGCGCTTCGACGCGCTCCAGCAGGGGGACAATCGGGCTGACGGCGCGCATGAGGATCTGGGCGCTGGCCGCCGGGGCAAAGACGTTGGCGGCGACCCCGCCGGTGATCGTGCCGACGTTGAGGGTGGTCGGCCCCAGGAGCGGGTCGACCGGCCAGTCATCGGTGCGCAGGGCCTGGAGCGCGTTGAGCAGGCGCTCGATCGCCGAGACGCCGCGGTCGGGGAAGGCCGAGTGGCCGGCGACGCCCTCGGTGTGCAGCGTGAACTTGAGCATGCCCTTCTGGGCCGCGACCACTTTATTGCGGGTGGGTTCGCAGAGGAGGATGCGCTCCAGCCCGTCGAGGTTGAGGTTCACGCTGGTTTTGGCGCCGCAGTGGTCGACTTCTTCGCCGACGACCAGCAAAAATCCCACCTCGCGCTGGCCGCGGGCAAGCAGGCGTTTGGCGGCCTCCAGCATGGCCAGGAGTCCGCCCTTGGTGTCGCAGGCGCCGCGACCGTAGATGCGGTCGTCCTGGCGGCGCACCGGCAAAAAGGGCGGCACGGTGTCGACGTGGGTCGAAAAGAGCACGCGGGCGGGCTGGTCGGTGGTGGCCAGGAGGTTCCAGCGGCCCTCGGCGACCGGCTGGCGGGTGATCTGTGTAAAGCCGGCCTGGACCAGTTCGGTCTCCAGCGTTTCCAGAAAGGCGCGCTCCTGGCCGCTGGTCGAGTCGATGCGAAGCCAGGATTGCAGGTGATTGGCGAGCGAATCGGGGGAAGGATGGGCAGCCATGCGAACTCCTCAAGCGAAAGCGTCAGCGGTCTCTACGCCAGATGTAGCAAAGGCCGGGGGCCGGGGGCAAAGGCGATGCGCGGGCTGAGCGGGGGTAAAGGTGATGAATGATGCCCGCGCCCCCAGGTGGGGTGGGGGTAAAGGTGATGGCTGATGCCCCGGGGGCTCGTTTTTGGAGATTTTGGGGGATTCGGGGGATGAGCGCGCCCGGGCCGCCCGCCAGATCGGGCAGGCGCGCGCCGACCAGATGCGCGGATCGACAGCCGGAGCCATCGGTGGCAGGATGCCGCCCGATGGCGCGCCCGCCCGGGGCGCGACCTGCTCACGATGAGACCAGCTACGAGGAAACCATGGCTATGATCGACAACGATGTGCTCAAGGCTCGCCGCGCGCGCTTGATGGAGAAGATCGGCCCCGAGGGCGTGATGATCGTGGTGGGCCCGGGGATGCGCCGGCGCTCCAACGACACCGAGTACGCCTATCGCCCCTCCAGCGATGTGCTCTACTTGAGCGGGTTTGGTGAGCCCGAGGCGGTGGTGGTGCTGGCCCCGGGCCGAGAAGAAGGGGAGTTCGGGCTCTTTGTGCCCGATAAAGACCCGGCCAAAGAGCAGTGGGAAGGGCGCCGCGCCGGTCCCGAAGGCGCGGTGAAAACCTACGGCGCCGACGTGGCGTTCGGGTTGAGCCAGCTCGATGAGGAGCTGCCCGCGTTTCTCAAGGGCCGTCAGACCCTGTACTACACGCTGGGGGTGGAGCCGGAGTTCGATCAGCGCGTGATCTCCTGGGTGCAGACCCTGCGCCATCGTCGCAATCAGCACCTGGCGATGCCGGCGGCGATCAGCGATGCGCGCGATCTGCTCTTTGAGGCGCGCCTGATCAAAGAAGAAGCCGAACTCCAGGTGCTGCGCCGCGCGTGTGAGATTTCGGCGGAGGCCCATATCCTGGCCATGAAGCACTGCCGCCCGGGGATGATGGAGTACGAACTTCAGGCGCTCATCGAGTATCACTTCCGCCGCTCGGGAGGCACTTATCCGGCCTACGCGTCGATTGTGGGCGCGGGCGATAACGCCACGATTCTGCACTATACCGAGAACGAAGATCGCATCGGGGAAGACGATGTGGTGCTCGTCGATGCCGGGTGTGAGTACGGCCATTATTCGGGTGATATCACCCGGAGTTTTCCGGCGAGCGGCCGTTTCAGCGAGGCCCAGCGCGCGCTCTATGAGAAGGTGCTCGTGGTGCTCAATGAGACGATCGAGATGATCAAACCCGGCCTCCCCTACGACGCGCTTCAGGAGGAGGCGTCGAAGAAGCTCGCCGCGGCGATGATCGAGCTGGGGCTTCTGGATGAGACGCTGGAAGAGGCGCTGGAGTCGAAGTCCTACCGCAAGTATTACCCCCACGGCATCGGGCACTGGCTGGGCATCGACGTGCACGACGTGGGGCTCTACAAGCTCTCCGAAGACGACTCGCGGGAGTTGGAGCCGGGGATGGTGCTCACCATTGAGCCGGGCATCTATGTGCCGGCCGACGATGAGAGCGCCCCGGAGGCGCTGCGCGGGGTGGGCGTGCGCATTGAGGACGATATTCTGGTGACCGCGTCCGGGTACGAGAACTTAACGCGGATGTGCCCCAAATCGGTCGAGGAGGTCGAGGCCCTTGTGGGCTCGGCGCCCGCCGACGCGCTGGAGATCTGAAAAAGTATGTGCGGGCTGTGCGTGGCCCCTTGTAAAAGAGAGGGCACAGGTCGCACATTAGGGTCTGTTTTAAGTGAACGACTCGGCAGGTGATGTTCCCAAAAACCGGGCCCGCAGGGCCAGCCGTTGAGCAGCAGTGAAGAGGAGCAGGCGATGAATGATCAGGGGCAGGACAACTCGAATAACGACTGGGCCGCGCCGCAGCATGAGCCGCCGCCCGCGCAGAGTTTTAAGGATTATCGGCCGCCGGAACAGCATCTGGCTCAGCGCCAGCAGGGGGGGCCGGGAGGGCTGAGCAATGATCAGATCATTGCGCTGGTGCTCAGTTTCTTCATCCCCGGCGTGGGGCAGATCATGCAGGGGCAGACGGCCAAGGGGCTGGTGATTCTGGCCGCGGCGATCGTCACCGGGTGCGCCGGTGGGTTGATCTCGATCGCTTCGGTGATCGATGCGTATCTGCTGATCAAGGCCAAAGAGAAGCGCGTGGTGGGGGACTGGGAGTTTTTCCCGGACTTCAATGAGACCTTTGGCTCGAAGTAAAGCCGCCCGACAGGCGCGTGTGATGCGTGTTTGAGCCGGCGCGCCCCGAGAGGGGCGCGCCGGTTTTTTTATGCGCCGAACCCGGGGGACAGGCGGCGTTTCTATGTTCAGCGTTGATGCAAGGCGGTCGGCGAGTTAAGCTCATCTTATCACGACCATCCGAGATGTATGGGGAGCCGAACGTCGAGACGTCGGGACGCAAGCCGAGTGATGGTGTTGCGTGTTAAGGTGTTGAATTCATTGGGGGAGTTGTCGCGCCGAGCCGTACCAGGTGCATTCTTTTTTCCGGGCAGGGATGCCCACAGGAGATGCCATGGAAGTGCTCTTTTGCTTTGTTGACGCGCCGGCACCGGGGGACCGTTGGGCCACCGATGTGAGCCTGGACGGTTTTATCGAAGCGCACGGTGAGTTTTGCGATATCCGGGGGTGGGTGGCCGCCAAATCCAGCCAGGAGGAGGCGCAGAACTGGACCCGGGAGGCGGTGGCCGCCGGGCTGCAGCACTACGCGCGGGAGACCTTCGCGCGGCGCTACCTCGATCTTTTGGAGCGGGTGGACGCGCTGGTGTGCGAGGCGCTTCAGGATAGTGTGCTGGTGATGCAGGTGTTGCTGGATCGGCCCGGAGCGTCCGGTGAGTTGCGGGCGCGGGAGCGGGAGATCTGGGCCGAGGTGCTCGACTCCGAGGAGGGGGTGGCGCGCTATGTAAGTGGGACGATGATGGAGATGCGGGGCTTAAGCCGCCTGGAGCGTATGCGCCGGCTGTACGCGTTGCGTGGGGAGCGCCTGGGGAGGAGCCTGCCCTTTGGTGTGAACGCGGTCGAGATCCTGTCGGAGGCCTTTGGTAGCGAGGCCTTTGTGGTCGACTTTCTGGCGATTAAGGAGCGGGCGGTGCGGCCGACGGACGCGGTGAGTCGGGTCTGTCGCGATCTCGCGCAGCGCGATCTGAGGGCGCTCTACCGGAATATCTTTCGGGATTCGATGCGGGGGCTCTGCGAGAGGTTCAGCGTGAGCCGGCGTTTTCAGCGTTACGTGGTCCAGGGCTGGGTGTTGCCGGAGGTCGATCGTCGCTTCCAGTTGCGGGAGCTCGGCCAGGAGCCTCCCCGGGAGACGCAGGTAAGGTACCGGGGGTTCCCCCGGGTGCAGGGGCTCAGCGGCACGCAGCCCTTTTGAGCTCGGGCCTCAGGGCGTCGGGCGTTGAGAGGTGGCCGAGGCTTGCCAGGTTGGGCCCGGTCCTTAATGCTGCGGGCGCGCGGCCGTCCTTTGGCCCCCTGAGTTCGCTGATTTACCAACGTCGTATCGGAAGGTTGTCCATGCTTGTTCTGCTTTCGCCGTCGAAGTCGCTTGATTTTGAGACCCCCGTGGGGGTCCGTGACCACAGCCAGCCTCCCTTTCTTGAAGATTCGCAGCAGCTTATTGAGCTGCTGCGTACGCTCTCCCGCGAAGATATCAAAAGCTTGATGGGGATCAGCGATAAGCTGGCCGATCTCAACTACGAGCGCTATCGCGACTTCGCGTTGCCCTTTAGCCCGGAGAACGCGCGCCAGGCCCTGTGGGCGTTTACCGGCGATGTGTACACGGACTTTCAGCTGCCGAGCTACGGCGAGGAGGATGTGCGCTTTGCCCAGGAGCACCTCCGGATGCTCTCGGGGCTCTACGGGGTGTTGCGTCCCCTGGATCTGATCCAGCCCTATCGCCTGGAGATGGGAACCCGACTGAAGAACGCGCGGGGCAAAAATCTCTATGAGTTCTGGGGCACGAAGATCACCGAGGCGCTCAATAAAAGCCTGGCCGAACAGGACTCCAAAGCCGTGATCAATCTGGCGTCGAACGAGTATTTCAAGTCGGTCGATAAGAAGGCGCTCCAGGGGAATCTGGTCACCCCGGTGTTCCGGGACCGCAAGGGCGACACGTATAAGATCGTGGCCTTCTGGGCGAAGCGGGCCCGGGGGACGATGGCGGACTATATCGTGCGCGAACGCATCACCGATCCGGAGCGTCTGAAGGGGTTCACCGGCGGGGGGTACATCTTCAGTGACGAGCGCTCCACGGAGCGCGAGTACGTGTTTTTGCGCGAGGAGCAGCCGCGCTAAGTCACTCGGGCCGGCATCGGCGCTGATGTCGGACACAACAAAAACCCCGCTCGCCAGGGACTGGCGAGCGGGGTTTTTTTCGTGAGGAGAGCCCCCCGGTTTTTGGGGGGCGCGGCCTGACTTACTTCTTGTTGCGGGCCTTGAGCAGGTCGCCCAGCGTTCCCATGCTGCCGCCCGAGGAGAGGCTGTCGTCCTGGTAGCTGGTGGGCGCGGCCTTGGAGGGGTCGGTCTGCTCGGCGATGGTCGCGGCGTCTTTGAGGCTCAGGGCCATGCGTCGGCGCTCGGGCTCGATGTTGAGCACGCGGGCGGTGATGTCCTGGCCGGCGGTGAACTGGCGATGGGGCGTGCCCCCCTCGGAGAGGTTCATCTCGCTGCGGGGCAAGAGCGCGGTGATGCCACCGCCGAGTTCGATGAAGGCGCCGAAGTCTTCAACGCGGGCCACGTTGCCCTGGACTTCCATGCCGATGGTGAAGCGCTCGTCAATGGCGCTCCAGGGGTCGCCTTCGGCGGCCTTCATGCTCAGGCCGATGCGTCGACGCAGCAGGTCGATGTCCTGGACTTCCACCGAGACTTCTTCGCCGACGGTGACCACGTCGGCCGGGTTGGCGACGTGGCGTTCCCAGCTCATCTGCGAGACGTGGACCAGGCCTTCGACGCCGGGGGCGATCTCGACGAAGGCACCAAAGGGGGCGATACGCACCACGCGCCCGAGTACGCGGCTGCCCACGGAGAATTTCTCGTTGACGTCGAGCCAGGGGTCCTGCTCGGTGGCCTTCATGCTCAGCCCGATGCGGATGGGCTTGTTGCGCACGGGCTCCTCGATGCTCAAGACCTCGACCTTGACCTCCTGGCCGACTTTGACCAGGTCGGTGGGGTGGTCGAAGAAGGTGTGGCTGAGTTCCGAGACGTGGACCAGGCCTTCGAGCCCGCCGATGTCGACAAAGGCACCGAAGTCGGCCACGCGGGTGATGATGCCGTCGAGGACCTGGCCAACTTCCAGGGTTTTGAGGGTCTCTTCGCGGGCCTCCTTTTGTTGTTCTTCCAGGAGCGCGCGGCGGCTGACGACGACGGTGCGCCCGCCGTCGCGGACTTCCTGAACTTTAAAGGAGTAGGTCTGTCCCACGTGGGCGTCGGGCTCTTCGGTGAAGCCGAGCTCGATCTGGCTGATGGGGCAGAAGGCCTCGACGCCGGCCAGGTCGACCTCAAAGCCGCCTTTGTTGGTGCCGGTGACGCGCCCGCTGATGGGGAGGCCGGTGTCGTGGGCGGTTTCCACGGCGACCAGGCCCTGGCGTCCGGCGCCAAGCTCTTTGCCGAGCTGGATGCCGCCTTTAAAGCCCAGGACGTAGAAGGAGTAGGTCTGGCCGGGGACCAGGGTCACGTTGCCTTCATCGTCTTCGTAGGCGGCGCGCTCGGCGACGCCCTCCTGGTTGGCGCCGATCTGCACAAAGATGCTGGAGGAGCCCACGGTGATGACGGTGCCCTCGATCTGGTCGCCCACATCGAAGCGCTTGCGCGAGGGGGTGGCGGCCTGGTGGCCTTCAAACATCGCGGCGAAGTCGTCCATGGTGGCCGAGGTGTCGGCGAAGGTCATGCCGCTGGCCTCGGGCTCTTCTTTCTTAGTGGCGCCGGGGGCCTCCTGTTTGGGAGCCTCTTTCTGAGGCGCGTTGGGAGCTTTGGGGGCCTGAGGCGCGCGGATCACCTCGATCTTGCGGTCCGGGCTGTCACCGCGGGCGCTGGCATCGGGTTGCTTCTTGCGGGCGCGAGGCGGCACGGCCTGGTCGGCGGGTTTGTTGGACTTGTTGTTTTTGGAGTCGTTGGAGGCCATGGTCGCTGCCTGTTTGATGTGTTTATCAGGGGATGAAGAGGCCAGAACTTCAGATCGGAGGCTACCGGCCCAGGCCGGAGGCCTGGCGTACACGGGCGATCACGTCTTCGACGGTGGGGCGAACCTTGCGGGCGCCGGCGTCGAGGACGTCGTCGAGGTAGTTATGGTCGTCGATGATGGCGTTGAAGCGCTCGCGGTAGGGCGCGAAGTGCTCGTCCATCTTCTCAAAGAGCGCCTGCTTGGCGTGGCCGTAGCCATAGCCACCGCGACGGTAATTTTCTTCCATCTCGGCGAGCTCCTCGGCGGAGGCGAAGAGCTTGTAGAGGGTGACGATGTTGCAGGTCGAGGGATCTTTGGGATCGTCGAGACCTTTGGAGTCGGTCTCGATTTTCATGATCTGTTTGCGCAGCTTTTTGGGGGGCAAGAGGGGCTCGATGATGTTCCCGTAGCTCTTGCTCATCTTGCGGCCGTCGAGGCCGGGGACGGTGGCCACGTCTTCGCGGACCCGGGCCTCGGGCAGTTTGAGGAAGTCCCCGCCGAAGGCCGAGTTGAACTTCTGGGCCATGTCGCGGGTCATCTCAAGGTGCTGCACCTGGTCGGCGCCTACCGGGACGACGTCGGAGTCGTAGATCAGGATGTCGCTGGCCATGAGCACCGGGTAGGTGAACACGCCGTGGTTGATATCCTTCTCGATGCCCTGGTCCCTGGCGGCCTTGTAGGCGTGGGCGCGCTCCAGCAGGCCCATGTGGGTGACGCAGCTCAAGAGCCAGGTGAGCTCGGTGACCTCGGGGATGTCCGACTGGCGGAAGAAGGCGGCTTTTTCGGGGTCCAGACCAAAGGCCAAAAAGTAGGCGGTGATCTGGTAGACCGATTGGCGCAGGGCCTGCGGGTCGCGCACCGTGGTCAGGGCGTGGTAGTCGGCCACAAAATAAAACGCTTCGAAATCATCCTGCAGATCGATGGCCGGGCGGATCATGCCCAGGTAGTTGCCCAGGTGCGGGAAGCCGGTGGGTTTGATGCCCGAGAGGCTGCGCTTTTTGGCGGGCGTGGCTTGGGAAGACATGTCAGTGCTCATCAGCGGTCAGGGAAAAGTAGGTCACCCTCAGTGGCGAGGTCCGGGCAGGTTAGCTGCGGGTGATGCGCCAGCTGCGGTGGGGTTTGGAGTGTTGGAAGTCGTGGGGAATCGTTTTGTGGGTGAGCTCCTCGACGCGGGCGCCGTGGAGGGGGCCGGGCTGGAGCTTAAAGTTTCGAAAGTTTGTCGAGAAGTAAAGCGCACCGCCGGGTTTGAGCAAGTTCAACGCGGCGTTGATCAGCCAGGGATGGTCGCGCTGGATCTCGAGGGTGTCGTCCATCTTCTTGGAGTTGGAGAAGGTGGGCGGGTCGAGCACGATCAGGTCGTAGCGTTCGCGGGCGCGGTCCGGGCTGGCCAGGTACTGCAGGATGTCGGCGC
Protein-coding regions in this window:
- the yaaA gene encoding peroxide stress protein YaaA — translated: MLVLLSPSKSLDFETPVGVRDHSQPPFLEDSQQLIELLRTLSREDIKSLMGISDKLADLNYERYRDFALPFSPENARQALWAFTGDVYTDFQLPSYGEEDVRFAQEHLRMLSGLYGVLRPLDLIQPYRLEMGTRLKNARGKNLYEFWGTKITEALNKSLAEQDSKAVINLASNEYFKSVDKKALQGNLVTPVFRDRKGDTYKIVAFWAKRARGTMADYIVRERITDPERLKGFTGGGYIFSDERSTEREYVFLREEQPR
- a CDS encoding aminopeptidase P N-terminal domain-containing protein gives rise to the protein MAMIDNDVLKARRARLMEKIGPEGVMIVVGPGMRRRSNDTEYAYRPSSDVLYLSGFGEPEAVVVLAPGREEGEFGLFVPDKDPAKEQWEGRRAGPEGAVKTYGADVAFGLSQLDEELPAFLKGRQTLYYTLGVEPEFDQRVISWVQTLRHRRNQHLAMPAAISDARDLLFEARLIKEEAELQVLRRACEISAEAHILAMKHCRPGMMEYELQALIEYHFRRSGGTYPAYASIVGAGDNATILHYTENEDRIGEDDVVLVDAGCEYGHYSGDITRSFPASGRFSEAQRALYEKVLVVLNETIEMIKPGLPYDALQEEASKKLAAAMIELGLLDETLEEALESKSYRKYYPHGIGHWLGIDVHDVGLYKLSEDDSRELEPGMVLTIEPGIYVPADDESAPEALRGVGVRIEDDILVTASGYENLTRMCPKSVEEVEALVGSAPADALEI
- a CDS encoding S1 RNA-binding domain-containing protein, whose amino-acid sequence is MASNDSKNNKSNKPADQAVPPRARKKQPDASARGDSPDRKIEVIRAPQAPKAPNAPQKEAPKQEAPGATKKEEPEASGMTFADTSATMDDFAAMFEGHQAATPSRKRFDVGDQIEGTVITVGSSSIFVQIGANQEGVAERAAYEDDEGNVTLVPGQTYSFYVLGFKGGIQLGKELGAGRQGLVAVETAHDTGLPISGRVTGTNKGGFEVDLAGVEAFCPISQIELGFTEEPDAHVGQTYSFKVQEVRDGGRTVVVSRRALLEEQQKEAREETLKTLEVGQVLDGIITRVADFGAFVDIGGLEGLVHVSELSHTFFDHPTDLVKVGQEVKVEVLSIEEPVRNKPIRIGLSMKATEQDPWLDVNEKFSVGSRVLGRVVRIAPFGAFVEIAPGVEGLVHVSQMSWERHVANPADVVTVGEEVSVEVQDIDLLRRRIGLSMKAAEGDPWSAIDERFTIGMEVQGNVARVEDFGAFIELGGGITALLPRSEMNLSEGGTPHRQFTAGQDITARVLNIEPERRRMALSLKDAATIAEQTDPSKAAPTSYQDDSLSSGGSMGTLGDLLKARNKK
- the trpS gene encoding tryptophan--tRNA ligase yields the protein MSSQATPAKKRSLSGIKPTGFPHLGNYLGMIRPAIDLQDDFEAFYFVADYHALTTVRDPQALRQSVYQITAYFLAFGLDPEKAAFFRQSDIPEVTELTWLLSCVTHMGLLERAHAYKAARDQGIEKDINHGVFTYPVLMASDILIYDSDVVPVGADQVQHLEMTRDMAQKFNSAFGGDFLKLPEARVREDVATVPGLDGRKMSKSYGNIIEPLLPPKKLRKQIMKIETDSKGLDDPKDPSTCNIVTLYKLFASAEELAEMEENYRRGGYGYGHAKQALFEKMDEHFAPYRERFNAIIDDHNYLDDVLDAGARKVRPTVEDVIARVRQASGLGR
- a CDS encoding M20/M25/M40 family metallo-hydrolase: MAAHPSPDSLANHLQSWLRIDSTSGQERAFLETLETELVQAGFTQITRQPVAEGRWNLLATTDQPARVLFSTHVDTVPPFLPVRRQDDRIYGRGACDTKGGLLAMLEAAKRLLARGQREVGFLLVVGEEVDHCGAKTSVNLNLDGLERILLCEPTRNKVVAAQKGMLKFTLHTEGVAGHSAFPDRGVSAIERLLNALQALRTDDWPVDPLLGPTTLNVGTITGGVAANVFAPAASAQILMRAVSPIVPLLERVEALAREHEARIEGAVFNDPVFFDPPAGYDTDTVPFNTDATYLSQLAPVWLVGPGDIRLAHADHEHIELSDLQAGIELYDALASQALADRG